One window from the genome of Amycolatopsis sp. NBC_01480 encodes:
- a CDS encoding PadR family transcriptional regulator — translation MRRQHPYAGRQHDEHGDRGRPAFGPWGRGDFGDFAMGGRGGRRGHGGPGGRRGHGPRRGRRGDVRAAILTLLAEQPRHGYEIIREIGERSGGFWKPSPGSIYPTLQMLADEDLVVSKDENGKKLFELTESGRAAAEQQTGTPPWEHFAEDVDPVEVDLRKAGATLAAAVVQVMRAGSASQQARVVDVLNEARRSIYTILGEVEDDDTDDGSGPAE, via the coding sequence ATGAGACGACAACATCCCTACGCAGGTAGGCAGCACGACGAACACGGTGACCGCGGCCGTCCGGCCTTCGGTCCCTGGGGCCGCGGCGACTTCGGTGACTTCGCCATGGGCGGGCGCGGCGGACGCCGTGGCCACGGCGGTCCGGGCGGACGACGGGGCCACGGCCCGCGTCGAGGCCGGCGCGGCGACGTCCGCGCGGCGATCCTCACTCTGCTCGCGGAACAGCCGCGGCACGGGTACGAGATCATCCGCGAGATCGGCGAGCGCAGCGGCGGCTTCTGGAAGCCCAGCCCCGGCTCGATCTACCCGACGCTGCAGATGCTGGCCGACGAGGACCTGGTCGTGAGCAAGGACGAGAACGGCAAGAAGCTGTTCGAGCTCACCGAATCCGGCCGCGCCGCCGCCGAGCAGCAGACCGGCACTCCCCCGTGGGAGCACTTCGCCGAAGACGTCGACCCGGTCGAGGTCGACCTGCGCAAGGCGGGCGCCACGCTGGCGGCCGCGGTCGTGCAGGTGATGCGGGCGGGCAGCGCGAGCCAGCAGGCCCGCGTGGTGGACGTGCTCAACGAGGCACGCCGCTCGATCTACACGATCCTCGGTGAGGTCGAAGACGACGACACCGACGACGGCTCCGGACCCGCGGAGTGA